The genomic segment CCAGGAGTTGGTACTGCTGCTGGAGAGCTTTTCAAGAAGGCTGAGAAACTCAATCCAGTTGATCTTGAGTTTCCTGAATCCCCGCTTGGTCAAAGCACATCCGAGGCTGTCTGTTCCGGAGTTCTTCTGGGAGCTGTTGGAGCTGCGGATTACATTGTTGATAAACTGAAGAGTACGGTTGAAGGTATTCCGGAATTATGGGCAACAGGAGGATGGGCGCCTGGAATTGCAGGGAAATGCAGAAATAATTTCAGAGTATATCCGGAACTTACTCTTGTGGGAATTGACCGTATAGGTGAAAGGGCAGAAAATGAATGAGAGAATATTACTTGGAATAACTGCGAGTGCGGCTGCTTTCAAAGGAGTTGCTCTTGCCTCTCTTCTGCGGAAGGAGGGTTACGAAGTTGACGGAATACTATCAATGAACGCATTGAAATTCGTTTCAGATACACAGCTTGCATGTGTTACAGGAAGACCTGTATTCAGCACTCTCTTTACCGATCAGCCGGGTGATCCAGTACCCCATATATCTCTTACCGAAGAATGCTCGCTTCTGGTTGTAGTGCCGGCAACGGCAGATTATATCGCGAAAACTGCAAACGGTATTGCTGATGATCTTCTAACCTCGGTATTTCTCGCTAATGAAGCACCGGTTGTGATGGCTCCCTCAATGAACACCAGAATGTGGTGTAATCCCGCTACAGTTGAGAATGTATCGAAGTTGAGAAATCGTGGTATTACCTTCGCAGGTCCCTTAAAAGGTCGTCTTGCGTGCGGGACAATGGGGGAGGGCAGGATGATGGAACCAGTGGAAATACTGTCGATCTGCCTGAGGATGCTTTCCGGTAAAAACTGACATGGATCCATTACCTACTCTGAAATGGACTGGTGATTCGCTTCGTCTGCTTGATCAGCGTGAACTGCCCGGCAGCGAAGTGTATATTGATTGCAGGGATATAGAATCTCTTGTTTCCGCTATCAGGACTCTTGCAGTCAGAGGAGCGCCTGCTATCGGAATAGCTGCAGCTTACGGAGCAGTACTTGCAGCGATAACTACAGATTCCGGTCCTGGTTTCAGAGAGGGATTTAAGGCGAAACTTAACAAACTGGCGGGAACCAGGCCTACCGCTGTGAATCTTTTCCACTGTATTGAGATACAACAGGATGTCTTCCGCAAAACGATCTCCAGAGAAGACGCAATTGAGGCTCTTCTTGAATCGGCTGATAATCTCCTTGTAGAAGATCTGGACGCCAGCCGGAGTATAGGGCGCCTTGGAGCTGAACTGCTGAAACCCGATTCAGCAGTTTTAACCCATTGTAATGCGGGCGGACTGGCCACAGCCGGGCTTGGTACCGCTCTTGCAGTCATTTATGAAGCATGGGATCGCGGTCTCTTAAGGAAGGTCTACGCTGACGAGACACGACCTCTTCTGCAGGGTGCCAGATTGACATCCTGGGAACTTGCTCGTACCGGTATTCCTGTTGATGTCCTTCCGGATTCCGCTGCAGCTTCACTTATACGTGACGGCAGGATTGACGCAGTGATAGTCGGAAGTGACCGGATTGTCGCGAATGGAGACATCGCGAATAAGATCGGCACATATCCGCTGGCACTTGCGGCATCAGAACATGGAGTTCCATTCTATGTAGCTGCTCCTCTTTCGACCTTTGATCCTTCAACAAAAACAGGTGCGGAAATCGTCA from the Candidatus Aegiribacteria sp. genome contains:
- the mtnA gene encoding S-methyl-5-thioribose-1-phosphate isomerase, encoding MDPLPTLKWTGDSLRLLDQRELPGSEVYIDCRDIESLVSAIRTLAVRGAPAIGIAAAYGAVLAAITTDSGPGFREGFKAKLNKLAGTRPTAVNLFHCIEIQQDVFRKTISREDAIEALLESADNLLVEDLDASRSIGRLGAELLKPDSAVLTHCNAGGLATAGLGTALAVIYEAWDRGLLRKVYADETRPLLQGARLTSWELARTGIPVDVLPDSAAASLIRDGRIDAVIVGSDRIVANGDIANKIGTYPLALAASEHGVPFYVAAPLSTFDPSTKTGAEIVIEQRSRAELSSFGERQLLPESAGYWNPAFDVTPAALITAIICEKGVVSPPYGKTVRSILDGVDMFL
- a CDS encoding flavoprotein, translating into MNERILLGITASAAAFKGVALASLLRKEGYEVDGILSMNALKFVSDTQLACVTGRPVFSTLFTDQPGDPVPHISLTEECSLLVVVPATADYIAKTANGIADDLLTSVFLANEAPVVMAPSMNTRMWCNPATVENVSKLRNRGITFAGPLKGRLACGTMGEGRMMEPVEILSICLRMLSGKN